From the Pyxidicoccus trucidator genome, one window contains:
- a CDS encoding ATP-binding protein: MDDQARQDTPRQRAVPQGSAREAWLDALGNPGELRELIRARDWGSTPVGPPSAWPRSLKVLVKTMLASRFPMILTWGPQLTQFYNDGYSRLIGDKHPAALGIDIRVTLAEAWDTLGPVIRQVMETGVASWLPALLLLLERSGYREEAYFDVSHAPAEDDSGAVMGMLAVCTEVTPQVISERRLRLLSDLAAQAGETHSMERTCQGLAEALAGHRLDVPFALLYLRSSDGQRLTLCGTVGLPAGGAASPSIVDLATGEDTGWPLARASAGETVRVDDVERRVSVKGGPWGDAVRSALVLPLAAEGQGTPLGVLVAGVSPNRALDAGYQSFFELLAGQVSGALRNARAYADERRRAEALAELDRVKTAFFSNVSHEFRTPLTLMLGPVEDLLASRRLGDAERRELELVHRNAMRLLRLVNTLLDFSRLEAGRLEASFEPVDLATLTVDLASGFRSAIERAGLVLTVDCPPLAAPVFVDRELWEKIVLNLLSNALKFTFEGGISVRLRQERGQSLLTVEDTGTGIPAADQPRLFDRFFRVKGARSRTHEGSGIGLSLVRELAHLHGGEVRVDSEEGRGTAFTVALPLGSEHLPSARLRAARTRESTATGPETFVEEALRWLPDQGAGVSPSARPEALPRGEPLPADGKRGRVLAVDDNADLREYLARVLGTLFEVVTAEDGEQALDLIAGHGPFDLVVTDVMMPRLGGFGLLKALRDEPRTRSLPVIMLSARAGDEASVEGLEAGADDYLVKPFSARELVARARSTLELSRMRGEVTRREVMESHLREAVRVRDDFLSVASHELKTPLTAFRLQLELIERNLSPEARTHVGDRILSAGRQVSRLSALVENLLDVSQITTGRLQLSLDLVDLSALVADAVARLRDEVDSAGSTLALQLEAPLVGHFDRLRLDQVVTNLLQNAIKYGAGAPIEVRVERVGAAARIIVRDEGIGIAPEDQERIFGRFERAVSARKYGGFGLGLWISRQVVVAHGGTVSVVSAPDRGATFTVELPLLEARKARPPGEERDAS; encoded by the coding sequence ATGGACGACCAGGCCAGGCAGGACACTCCACGGCAACGCGCCGTGCCGCAGGGCTCCGCGCGGGAGGCCTGGCTGGATGCCCTGGGCAACCCTGGCGAGCTGCGCGAGCTCATCCGCGCGCGGGACTGGGGGTCCACGCCGGTAGGGCCGCCGTCGGCCTGGCCGCGGAGCCTCAAGGTGCTCGTCAAGACGATGCTGGCCTCGCGCTTCCCCATGATTCTCACGTGGGGGCCCCAGCTCACCCAGTTCTACAACGACGGCTACTCGCGGCTCATCGGAGACAAGCACCCGGCGGCGCTCGGCATCGACATCCGCGTCACGCTGGCGGAGGCGTGGGACACGCTGGGGCCGGTCATCCGGCAGGTGATGGAGACGGGCGTGGCCAGTTGGCTGCCGGCGCTGCTGCTGCTGCTGGAGCGCTCGGGCTACCGCGAGGAGGCCTACTTCGACGTGTCCCACGCGCCCGCGGAGGACGACTCGGGCGCGGTGATGGGTATGCTCGCGGTGTGTACGGAAGTGACTCCGCAGGTCATCTCCGAGCGGCGCCTCCGCCTGCTGAGCGACCTCGCCGCCCAGGCCGGGGAGACGCACAGCATGGAGCGGACCTGCCAGGGGCTGGCCGAGGCCCTCGCCGGACACCGGCTGGATGTGCCCTTCGCGCTGCTCTACCTGCGCTCGTCGGATGGCCAGCGCCTCACGCTGTGCGGCACCGTCGGACTTCCGGCGGGCGGAGCCGCGAGCCCCTCCATCGTGGACCTGGCAACCGGGGAGGACACGGGGTGGCCCCTCGCGAGGGCCTCGGCGGGCGAGACGGTGCGGGTGGACGACGTCGAGCGCCGCGTCTCGGTGAAGGGCGGCCCCTGGGGAGACGCGGTGCGCTCGGCGCTGGTGCTCCCCCTCGCCGCGGAGGGGCAGGGTACGCCGCTGGGTGTCCTCGTCGCGGGGGTGAGCCCCAACCGCGCGCTCGACGCGGGCTACCAGTCCTTCTTCGAGCTGCTGGCGGGACAAGTCTCGGGGGCGCTGCGCAACGCGCGCGCGTACGCGGACGAGCGTCGCCGCGCCGAAGCGCTGGCGGAGCTGGACCGGGTGAAGACGGCGTTCTTCAGCAACGTGAGCCATGAGTTCCGCACGCCGCTCACGCTGATGCTGGGGCCGGTGGAGGACCTGCTCGCGTCGCGCCGCCTCGGTGACGCCGAGCGGCGGGAGCTGGAGCTGGTGCACCGCAATGCCATGCGGCTCCTGCGGCTCGTCAACACACTGCTGGACTTCTCGCGCCTGGAGGCGGGCCGCCTGGAGGCGAGCTTCGAGCCGGTGGACCTGGCGACCCTCACCGTGGACCTGGCCAGTGGTTTCCGCTCCGCCATCGAGCGCGCGGGGCTGGTGCTGACGGTGGACTGCCCGCCGCTGGCCGCGCCCGTGTTCGTGGACCGGGAGCTGTGGGAGAAAATCGTCCTCAACCTGCTGTCCAACGCCCTGAAGTTCACCTTCGAGGGCGGCATCTCCGTGCGCCTGCGCCAGGAGAGGGGCCAGTCCCTGCTGACGGTGGAGGACACCGGCACGGGCATTCCCGCCGCGGACCAGCCGCGCCTGTTCGACCGCTTCTTCCGCGTGAAGGGCGCCCGGAGCCGCACCCACGAGGGCAGCGGCATCGGCCTGTCGCTGGTGCGCGAGCTGGCGCACCTGCACGGGGGCGAGGTGCGAGTGGACAGTGAGGAGGGGAGGGGCACCGCCTTCACCGTGGCGCTGCCACTGGGGAGCGAGCACCTCCCCAGCGCGCGCCTCCGCGCCGCGCGTACCCGGGAGTCGACGGCGACCGGACCTGAGACCTTCGTGGAGGAGGCGCTGCGCTGGCTCCCCGACCAGGGCGCGGGAGTGAGCCCGTCCGCGCGCCCGGAGGCACTTCCCCGTGGAGAGCCGCTCCCCGCCGACGGGAAGCGCGGGCGCGTGCTGGCGGTGGACGACAACGCGGACCTGCGCGAGTACCTCGCGCGCGTGCTCGGCACCCTGTTCGAGGTCGTCACGGCGGAGGACGGCGAGCAGGCGCTGGACCTCATCGCCGGCCATGGCCCGTTCGACCTCGTGGTGACGGATGTGATGATGCCGCGGCTGGGCGGCTTCGGATTGCTCAAGGCGCTGCGCGACGAGCCGCGCACCCGCTCGCTACCGGTCATCATGCTGTCCGCGCGCGCCGGGGATGAGGCGAGCGTGGAGGGACTGGAGGCGGGCGCGGACGACTACCTCGTCAAGCCCTTCTCCGCACGCGAGCTGGTGGCCCGTGCCCGCTCGACGCTGGAGCTGTCGCGGATGCGCGGTGAGGTGACCCGGCGTGAGGTGATGGAGTCGCACCTGCGCGAGGCGGTCCGCGTACGCGACGACTTCCTCTCGGTGGCGAGCCACGAGCTGAAGACGCCGCTGACAGCCTTCCGCCTGCAACTGGAGCTCATCGAGCGGAACCTGAGTCCGGAGGCGCGCACGCACGTGGGGGACCGCATCCTCTCCGCGGGGCGGCAGGTGAGCCGGCTGTCGGCGCTGGTGGAGAACCTGCTCGACGTGTCGCAAATCACCACCGGACGGCTCCAGCTCTCGCTGGACCTGGTGGACCTGAGCGCGCTGGTGGCGGACGCCGTGGCGCGGCTGCGCGACGAAGTCGACTCCGCGGGCTCCACGCTCGCGCTCCAGCTGGAGGCCCCCCTCGTGGGCCACTTCGACCGGCTGCGCCTGGACCAGGTGGTGACCAACCTCCTGCAGAACGCCATCAAGTACGGCGCGGGCGCGCCCATTGAGGTGCGCGTGGAGCGCGTCGGCGCCGCGGCGCGCATCATCGTCCGCGACGAGGGCATCGGCATC